One window of Watersipora subatra chromosome 3, tzWatSuba1.1, whole genome shotgun sequence genomic DNA carries:
- the LOC137390480 gene encoding uncharacterized protein — MAQMNNTLKDIGNALYQGALLATGLVVTRKAVKELGFKDRPVEMKVKKKYIYKPLTEETLTDSLDNRTTDHLDATAAATVTTDTDAPTTTTEDSAANSKTTTATQSLTATSIITDSVTTATDAATATVTQSLTATFIITDSVTTATDSATATATHSLTAASTVTDSKTRTTDTMTASTASGTKTDLIMTTQTYTTSLVSVKRKQQQLLTTSKKKAEMLRLWSFDDE; from the exons atggCGCAGATGAACAACACTCTCAAGGATATTGGTAACGCGCTGTACCAAGGCGCTTTGTTAGCTACAGGGTTAGTAGTCACTAGAAAAGCAGTTAAGGAACTGGGTTTCAAGGATAGACCCGTCGAAATGAAAGTCAAAA AGAAATACATTTATAAGCCATTGACCGAAGAGACACTGACTGACTCATTGGACAATCGGACAACCGACCATCTTGACGCTACTGCAGCTGCCACAGTTACTACCGATACTGACGCTCCGACTACTACCACTGAGGATTCTGCTGCGAACAGCAAGACGACCACTGCTACACAGTCCTTGACGGCTACTTCTATTATTACAGACTCCGTGACTACTGCTACAGACGCCGCGACCGCTACTGTTACACAGTCCTTGACGGCCACTTTTATTATTACAGACTCCGTGACTACTGCTACAGACTCCGCGACCGCTACTGCTACACACTCTTTGACAGCCGCTTCTACTGTTACAGACTCTAAAACAAGAACAACAGATACTATGACTGCCTCAACTGCTAGTGGTACAAAGACTGACTTGATCATGACTACTCAGACATACACTACTTCTTTAGTGTCAGTGAAAAGAAAACAGCAACAATTATTGACAACTAGCAAAAAAAAAGCCG AAATGCTGCGATTATGGAGCTTTGATGATGAGTGA
- the LOC137390482 gene encoding uncharacterized protein, whose amino-acid sequence MYNFVESGIRGGVSTCGGLRYAKANNPYVEGYDKKKPATYLMYLDENNLYGWAMSQKLPTGGFEWVKSKGLPDINNDEGYMAEVDLEYPNKLHDEHNDYPLAPESMKPDQWSEYMRDVGELGKLGEPCYAKVPKLVPNLRDKCKYVVHHSILKYYLKKGLHLTKVHRVLKFKESAWMEPYIQLNTDLQKQAKTDFEKDFFKLMNNAVFGKSMENVRKRIDVELTTKMNRKQKLINKPRFKCKKEFNDNLAAILMSKSTVALNKPIYIGQAILDLSKLLMYEFFYNDIRRQYPDARMMYTDTDSLVLLIETEDFYKEMPLEKYDTSNYPKDHPCYSEKNKKVIGLPKDEGGGKPIAEFVALRAKSYCVEGEGWGLTKCKGVKKCITKNLKFDTYKQCLDSGDPAPNATMTTLQSKLHEIKNCIFSKKTLSAFDDKRYYLDSINSLAHGHRINDINNAALLE is encoded by the coding sequence ATGTACAATTTTGTAGAGAGTGGTATAAGAGGTGGTGTGTCTACATGCGGAGGCTTGCGATACGCCAAGGCCAACAATCCTTATGTAGAGGGGTATGATAAAAAGAAACCAGCTACCTACCTGATGTACTTGGATGAGAATAACCTGTACGGGTGGGCCATGTCGCAAAAGCTACCGACTGGTGGTTTCGAATGGGTGAAATCGAAAGGGCTGCCAGACATTAATAATGATGAGGGCTACATGGCGGAGGTAGATCTAGAATACCCAAACAAGCTCCACGACGAACACAATGATTATCCGCTGGCACCCGAATCAATGAAACCTGATCAGTGGTCAGAGTATATGCGCGATGTGGGAGAGCTTGGCAAGCTTGGAGAGCCGTGCTATGCAAAAGTTCCTAAGCTGGTGCCAAACCTTCGAGATAAGTGCAAGTACGTCGTACATCACAGTATCTTAAAGTATTATTTGAAAAAGGGTCTGCATTTGACTAAAGTACACCGAGTTCTCAAGTTTAAAGAAAGTGCATGGATGGAGCCGTACATTCAACTAAACACCGATCTTCAAAAGCAAGCTAAGACTGATTTTGAGAAAGATTTTTTCAAGCTCATGAACAATGCGGTATTCGGGAAATCGATGGAGAATGTTCGCAAACGGATAGATGTAGAGTTGACTACTAAAATGAATCGCAAACAAAAGCTCATAAATAAGCCGCGATTCAAGTGTAAGAAAGAGTTTAATGACAACTTGGCGGCCATTCTCATGAGCAAATCTACAGTGGCCCTAAACAAACCTATTTACATCGGTCAGGCCATTTTAGATCTGTCCAAACTGCTCATGTACGAATTCTTTTACAATGACATACGACGGCAATACCCCGATGCTAGAATGATGTATACTGACACGGACAGCTTAGTGTTATTAATCGAGACAGAAGATTTTTATAAGGAAATGCCGCTCGAAAAGTATGATACGAGCAACTACCCTAAAGATCACCCGTGCTACAGCGAGAAAAACAAGAAAGTGATAGGTCTGCCCAAGGATGAAGGTGGTGGCAAACCGATAGCGGAGTTTGTGGCTTTGCGAGCCAAGTCATACTGCGTAGAGGGTGAGGGCTGGGGGCTGACAAAATGCAAAGGAGTGAAAAAGTGTATAACCAAAAACCTAAAGTTTGATACCTACAAACAATGCCTGGATAGTGGAGATCCGGCTCCGAATGCCACCATGACGACACTCCAGTCCAAACTACACGagataaaaaattgtatattcAGTAAAAAGACTCTGTCGGCCTTTGACGACAAACGCTATTACCTAGATTCAATAAATAGCTTGGCACACGGACATAGAATAAATGACATTAACAATGCCGCACTTCTTGAATAG